AAATAGTATTTATCAGAGATTTCATTTAAGTTTTCCCACAAGAAGATCACCTTTTGTAGCCACTAGCCAggcatttttaatgttttgttaTGGTATCGTAAATGGTAAGGACAAACAACTTGCCAGATTTTCCCATCCAGACCCTGAGTACGAACTGCTCCGAAATTTCCAACTTTAAAAACTTTTCAAGAGTTTGTAACCGCGTAAAAGTGTCGTAAACAACCTAAAATGTAAATGTGAATGTGCATTGCTTTGATTTGAAGCTCATGACTCAACTTTATTTCAAGCCGTGAGGTCCTTTTTCGTTAACATCAATTTTTTTCTGTTCTGTAATGGACATTTTAGGCCTTTTCACAACAATCCcatagaaaaaaataaacatgttaTTTGCTGGCCTAGGTCGGTCcatattgggaaaaactgtgctctCGGTCTTGAGTATGACCCTCGGCTGCATACTCAAGATGTACCTctggcaaataacataattatttatttaacaataataatatataataattgtACAATTATAGTAATGAAATTAATGTTAAGATTAACCAAATGAATGTACAACTGTACATCAAGATCATAAAACATCACAATccctaaacaaattaataaAGAACTTGCCTTTCCGTTTTCTCAGAAAAAATACTTTAATCAGTCACTTCATTACAGGGATTTATAACATCTAGCTGCAAGCATTCTATGGCTTGATAAAGTCAAGTACCAGTATGTTACTCACCATTGCTTAGCCCTAGCCAAAGTTGTTTATGATCTTTCACTTGCATTGAATTTATGACTTGAGATCTGTGTTTCAAATTATCAGCCTGAATtttcagagaaaacaaaatattgtacGGAGTAATTTAAtgctaaaatgaaattaaaatctTGACAAGATGCAAAATGTAACGCCAGTACTGaacaataacagtaataataataataataataataataataataatgatgatcatgatgatgatcatgatgataaCAGTCAATTTGTTACATTGCAGCTGCACCTCTTTAACTGAAGACATAAACAGAGCTTCGATGGCCTCCTTCCCGGGACACCTCATGATTTTGCCTTCTGGAAATTTCTATATAAAAATGAAAGTACTAGTCAAAGATGATGAGTACAGTCAGCTCAGTATTATAAGAATTATTAAAGCATCTGAGATATAAACATCATAACCTGAAAATGAACCGATAAGTTGAATCATGTCACTGATGTGGGATCATAGCAAAATGAAATCATCTGAGCTATATACTGTACTACATGTAGCTAAAGACCCTTGCGATAAATACAGTCACAtaatattattcattcaaaatattccccatttttgattggttaagaCCACatgcataattcaccataaccagctgctgttgaCCAAATTTGGGAAGAATTTTGTTGTATTGAACTGATGACAACTAAAGTGCAGctcgctgcagattattgaactgatgacgtcaaaatgacgtcaaaagtgcagcccgctgcagattattgagtCGTTGACCGAGAAaacctggggacgaggttgtgttatttttggtgaacagaaaaacaaagagtgaaatggctgcgagtagatTTACAAGTTtgagcgaaaaaaatattacaaacattttaaataaataataaagcacttATTGAATTTGGCTTTcctaggatatgaagaattctacAGATctaggagggtgttatccacttCGGCCTTCTGTCTTGGTGGATAACACTCTCCttgatctgcagaattcttcatatcctagtcagcctcattcaataatacTTGCTAAATAATTGGAAAATTGTGTCAAACTCAGCCTCtgaataattctttttttttttcattttagatATAGCAATTAGCTACAGTAACTGTGCCTTTTTGCACAGGTTTGACCACAAGATACTGTTATGGTTTAAATTTTACACTGGTTGGAAAAAGTTGAAAACCAGTTTAATTTAAAtcaacctcaggtttgtcagtaagtaaagttactgttacgagttatcaacGATAAATATGgtcgctttactttactttaccattttcagcggtttttacACATACGTATTACAGGCTCCTATTTtgacctcagtaaaaagtccggataatcgagagtccggataatcgaaaatatgaatattaatgagataacaatgtaaacaaaagaaataaagatactgaaccaatcaaaattcagctgaatgcatcagaatgctctttgtcgccgagcgctaaatcttttgaaagcgtcaagcggtaaatgcgctgttttgaacacacttttcttgattttaaacattttttacctctgaaagcttttgagatcaaagcttattaatattcatgaaaaaaacgggaccagagaaaaagtccggataatcgaaaagtccggataatcgaggttcgactgtagtcattctctttggcttttgtgtttgtgaggatggtaagcagctgctttatgactaatatcaggcatttcttcagttttatgcggaaaatattgTACTTATGAGGAGGATGCGGATTTCAGGGAATTATGCGGCACATCGCcacatcctgtcagatgccatgtatTAACTTCACATTACCTGAAAATGAACTGTCAGGTTCCATGGCAGAGAAGCTGAAGACCCATGCAGGTCAAACAAAACACCAATAGGATAGTGCCTGAAAcatttcatacaaatttttaaGGCAGTGTGGAGAATGAATGCCCAATACAGTTTTCCTCCCTCGTAAAAATCGGTTTGCAGCTGACTGTGGTGCTACGGTGTGAGATCTTACATACCGGTACTATAGTGGCTGCCAGAGGCACCTTTTGTATGCTTTTGGCTCTTTAATAAACACGGTGTCATTGAGCTGCACCCTTCATAATTCAGTCCCTAATTGACTGTAATGCATGGTGTAATTGCAGGTCAATCAGGTCTCTTTTATTCTAACTTCAATAAGTGTTTTCCCGCTTCCTTCTCTTTTTCCATCCTCCTGACTGGCATGGGTTCCCACAATTGAAtaccaatagtggaagctcctaGATGTACTAAACCCTAAACAGGAGAAAAATCCTTGAGGCTAGACCAACATATGATTGCAGTGGTGGGAGGCACTGTTGATGACTACTATGCCAGCCTGACTTCCGTAAGAATTAAGAACTAAGACAAAACATCAATGCTCtttaaaggacggtgcctactattgttattgcgcatactttctgcgcatcttgagatactagGGTTTCCTATGCATGGTGCTTACtaagacagggatatttttgcatggttaaagaactcagcaagtgctcgcggtatccaaaatgaaaatggGGGATTGCAtgtaccatgcatttttcagagataatttagCTTCACTCTGGAAAAGAACCCCAGCTATACAATGCtttgtgttttaaagctttttacaaaattaatattgttaattaattaattatctttgcAAAATGTGTGGGTaggccccaattttctttttggatttcaataacacttaagATAATATtatgcttttcccgcatatatATAAACCACGAAAaagtacctttgaattagtaggcaccgtcctttaaaacatttcaaaatgtaaCCACTGTACAAACCAATTTAACAAGAAATGAATAGCCTCCAAGAGCACTAAGGATCGATCCAAATTATGCACAGACCTAACTGCCACTGACCAGACTAACAAGAGCCACCCATTCAGCAATGGTTTCCAACTTGTAGATCTCTATATATTTCATATCACTCTTCCATAGAATACTTACTCACATCAGCTAGCTCATCTGTAGAGCCTTTTTTGTCTTCTCCTGCTGTTCCAAATGAGGTTTACCCTTTTAATGTAGTGAAAGTCCCCTAACATTCCATTACAAAGAGTTTCTTCCCATTGTAATTGCGAACACCTCTTTTAGTCTGGGGTTTGCACTGGACCACATGGtatgttcttttttccttcagacaACTATCCTGTGGTTGCCTTCTTGTCTTTGAGAATGTATAAGGTTTCAGTCTTACTGCTCCATGTGTCCAGGGTACGGTGTCAGCTGCCCTATGCAACGATTTGACTCCTCCCTGTCACAAAACAGGTACCACTTCTTCATGATCAATCGATTGGCTGTCTGAAACCAACTGGTCTTACGCCTCTTGTCAGAAGCATTTCTGTGCATCAAAGAAGGAAAGCTACATCCTAACTGCTGTCTCTGTCCTTTCATGGAATGAACATTGTGTTTTTTTGTCTCCTTCTTCCAGTTGACCCTTTGCTCAATAATAGCTGACTGGTTGGCTctgttggttgagcattggacaACTGTGTGGGAGGTTGTGGGATCAAATTTCTGGACAGACAAACACTAGCTCAGGGTCTGTAAATATTAAAGTTTGTAattatatttgcaaatggtcAGACCccctagtcttctcggataacaACCATAAACTGTTAAgaccctgtctcacaacccttccaTGTTCATAACCCTGCTGGGCCTAaaggaacccacacactattcacaAAAATAGGGCATGGATTTCCAGGTGTTGTGGTCTGCCCTCTGCAGTATAACATGGTTGGGAGCCAGGgaaaatgctcggagatactagctacaccaagctactctaaaattcAAGGgtatgaggatgatgatgatggtctCTTTGCCTCCCCAAGTCATGGAGGTAACGAGTGTCTTCCAGTCTCTCCCAATGCAGCAAGCCTACGCATTACTGACAGCATCACGATGGTCATCCACCAGTGCTTGAACACCAACTCTTTCAATAATCACTGTATGTTCTGGGAAGCTTTCAATCTAGGTTACCTTTGTTTTCTTCACTCTGTCAAATTCACTGTCCCAACATTGGCCAACTTCTCTTCGACTGTTTGGTGATGCAGTTGACATCTACCTATTCCCATCCAACTCCAACACATCAGTAGTGCCTGCCCTTCATTGTGTACAGTTCCTGCCAGGTTGGCATATCTTATGTGTTAAGGTACATTCAATTCTCCTGGCCCTCTGATCCACTGTTATCTGACATCATCCTGGATGAGTGGCAGCTTTGTTATGGTTCAAATTCTTTCctagttgaatttttttttaaccagttcaagtttgattttccattatttcagattatgataatgaatattaaaaaaatatcaaatgtcacaaattgaactgtttagaaaaattttaaaccaagaaaaaatttgaaccacaacagtTACAGCAGATAGTCCCCGCTGCAGGGATTTCTAGGAGCTTCTTTCGTGACAGCTCCTCCACTGGTGCAGCCACTGTCAGAGAAAGTGACTGGCATCCCTGACCACCTCATTCATGAACATGGTTCCTGGAAAAGTAATGCACACAGGTCTGTTTATACATTAAAACACCTGCTCAAACTCAACAGTTGGCTGGCCTATTCCATCATCTGAGTTACATGTGATTTGCTTCTACTTTTAAGATTGCTTTGTCCTTCCGTTGCCTCAACTTTGGAGGTGCTCTCTTGTGATTCAACCACCTGCCTGTACATTAATTAACTTTTGTAGCTTCTTTAGCTCTTTGAATAGGTGTCACTTGCTTTTGCCTTCTCATCTCCTTGCTTGTGCCCTCTGCCTCGCTTAGCTGTTGTTGTACTTGCCATGTTAAGCTGCCATGCTGCGACTTGTTGCTTTACTGATAAGCTTGGTTTCTTGATGCCAGAAGTTGTTGGGTTCGCATGCTGATTCTTCCTCCCTGCATTACAGGCCTCTCTTGTCTACTAAATTTAGCTTCTTAACCACACAACCACTCTCACTAGTTTAAACCTTTATCTTCTAAAAGAAACCTTACAGATTTTACCCTGTCTTAGCCTAACATCAGATAATCttactcatcaatagggaaATCTGTTAGGAGAAAAAGAATGAAGGGGataatttctaaagaaactgtggtgctgcgtcggtggggaagtagtatacaaaaatttggttttatcaagtttgctctgacgaagggctaacgctcaaaatgtcagcttttagaatctctgtatggtggccaatttacattatcatctccgttgataaaaccaaatttttgttaggAGTTTGTTAGGAGAAAAAGGGTCAAGACAAACATTTATatccactcaaacactgtctCCATGAACCCTTTGCTTACTAAGAGTGTTGGACTCCTCTAACACAACATTATTTTACTTGCAAGTGGGCAACCTTCTTGGGGCTGATGCATATAGAAAgagaacacttttttcaaattccctATGATATAAACAAGAAGCAAAGAGAGACTATTGATATGTGTACTTACCATTTCAAAGGCTGCCCATCATATTCAAACCACATTTCATCCGCAGTTTCATTATTGATAGCCCTCTGAAAATGCCGCTGAACTTTGTCAGTTACAAGCGTCAAGTAACTCAGTCTGGGTACTAAAAgctggaaagaaaaatgatcTCTATCACCAGGACTGTGATTTACAACATAACTGttaaaaattaaatgcaaatccCATACAACCCAAAAAGCACAACATAAATCGTGTAGATGACAGGGCCTGTATGTCAACAGACCTTCAATACAGGCACTATTCATTACAATATTGTTACGGTATATTGTTATGGGGAATAGGCCTTAAccacatggcggccatgttgccATTGAGTCCtaagggattgaaaacttttgtttttgcttaccaAAACTCATTCCCAAACATTTGAACTCAAGGCTCGGGGGAAAAAacctattgtctatggccaatgtAGCCGCCGTGCGAATAATATAAGGCCGATAATGATGTCTTTGTCAAGTGACTCATAATAATGGAGAGGCTCTTCATTTGAGATGGAATGATGCCACATTGTTGACTACAGAGCAACCATATGTAGGAACTCTGTTTTGCTGGGGCTAATGGTGAGGGCCAAACAAGTAGGACACCTCCACAAACATTTGAACTTTGAAGTATCCTTGTTAACTTTTAAGGCACAGTCATCCCCAAAGTGGATTTCCAGGACGATTGTCTTAATAAAAAGAATTATTATCTTGGCATTCCGTAAAATACGGACCTGTTTATCCTTTATTTCATGTATATATTTGTATGTATCATCCTTAATGTCTCTAGCAGCAAGGCTGAGGACAAAgttaaattgtctggcattagacagagtgagATCTATCAAGTCTCagtcccaggggtcagtgggttaattgACCCTGTTGAAGCCTGCTTCTGGGAGGTTTTCCACAGAGATAGAAGGCATAAGGCAGTTGAAGATGATAACCAGGTTTTTCCAACAATAGACACGAGCAACATCTCTCTGTAGTTGGCAAAATCAGATTTGCTACCCTTGCTTTTGAACAAGGAGACAATAGTGGATGGCATCTTTAACCTTTTTAACCACCACTATTTAGCCTTCAGTTTTTGGTATTGTGTCTACTTCTCCTTTGTTATTTGGTGTGCAGGGATGGCATAGTGGCAAGAGCACTTGCTTCCCACTTATTTTACCTGGTTTAATTCCTAGACtaggcgtcatatgtgggttgagtggTTCTCTTCCCTGCTCCGcaaggtttttctctgggtacaaTGGTTTTCTCATCTCCTCAAAAAGGGCAGGTACCAAATACAGGTCACAAGGCACAGATCATTGTTTAACCAAATTATACAGAATTtgaaacaaccctaaccatttacaaatgctaacattaggcctaaaaacttttgtttaggcctaattaggcctaaggttagccttAATGAATGTCTAGGATTCTTTATGTTGGCAAACAGTGACCTGTGACCTCTATTTTGTACCTGCCACCTCAACAACTagcatttcattttatttccgttaattttttttaaatttctgtttaattagtgctccagtgttAAAAagagttcctttcttttcctttaatttaatttaggtaATTAATCAATTACTACGAACTTCTCTCGAACGTTAATTACATAAATTTGTGatttaaagtacatgtacacatgACAGATCGATTATAAAGTTAATTCAATTTCCTCTATCGATAGATGTGGATAACGTGGTGCTGCGTGACCCAGTGAAGGACGTCGCTCTTTTTATATGGCCTGTGCTTGAAACTGTACCTTTCCTGTACATGAAGCTCAACTGATTCTGACAAATTTCATTTTCACCAAGTTCTGTCTTAGATGTATCAGTGCAAAAATTCTCCAAAAAGAATACATCTTAAAGCTTCAAGCTTATAAGTTACGTACGTAGTACGGATCTGGCTGTTCCACCGTTACCACTTCGTCTGAACTGAGATTAAAGCAAACTGGAAGCCTTCCGTCCCAAATGACTCGTAGAACCTCCCTAtcttccgccatcttgaacaGTCCCCAGGGATCCCTGCGGTCGAGGGTGGTAAACCGTGACATTTACTAGTACAACATGGCGGTTTCCACGAGGATCTGTTCTGTGTTGTCGAAGGATCTTTTTCTGTTTAAGCGGTTGGGTTATTCAACAAGTACCCAGCTCGTAACAAAATATGACTTGGAGCTGCTTAGACACTCAAAGAAAAACTATAAGTACATTCTTGACGATGAGTTAGCATTTAAAGTCGCTCATAGCCTTGGAAGTTTACATGGCGTGACTCTGATTGAGACAAATCCCGGCCCTGGTGTGCTCTCGAAAGCGCTATTCGAAGCCGGAGCAACTCATATTATTGGTCTTGAACCTGAGAGAAGATTTCACCCAGCCTTGTGGCATCTTAAGGAACAAATCACGCCGCCAAAGCGATTTGAATTGCTCCATGGAGATTTTAGCAAACTGGATCCGCATAGTGGCTCTGTCGTAAATGGAGCCCAATGCACACCCCCCGCGATTTCCTCCGAGGATGTTTTAGCCAATGTGCTGTCGCAGCCGTGGGAATCTGATGGTTTAGCGGCAAGATTTCTTGGAATTGAAACTGCCTCCAATCCCTCAGTTCTTCCCAGAGTATTGCTTTCTCATTTGAGTCAAATGGTTTCCCAAAGAGGTATCTTTGAGAAAGGAAGATGTGAACTCGCCTTTTTCTATGCAGAGGAACGAGCAGAAAAAATCACCGCTCAATTTGGGAGCAAACATTTTAGTAGATTAACCCTTATGGTGTCTTTATTCTGTGATGTTCAAGTTTTACTTCGGGTACCTTGTAGACGTTTTTATCCAGTACACAGCAGGGAAAAGGACAAATTCCTGACCTTGGTCAGTATCATCCCAAAGAAAATTCCCTTAGTGAGTGTCTCCAGTCATGATTTGCATTATCTTAACTACTTCATTAGACTTTTGTTGGTTAAGCCACAACGCCGGGTAGTAGACGCTATTGAAAGTATTAGCCCAGGAGGTCATGCAATACTCAATCAGTTGAATTGGTCACACGATGTATCAATCAGAGACTTGTGTTCTCAAGATATTGGGAAACTTGCAAGTGCTTTCTTTCAGTGGGAAGGAAGATCACTTCATTTTTACTATGATGCAGGATGTAACGAGCAAGAACACTTGAAATTTATGTAAGAAAacagattttttgaaaaataaagataaagCAATAAATTGATCGACCAGAATCAGTATTTTGACTTACTCCTTTTCTACATAACCTTGACcccaaaaatgaaagaaaacttaCTTTTCTTCATACAGTCAAAAACCTGACAAGATTTTACCtcagatgtagaaaaaaaaggttttaagtgcaaaatttgcatTTCACTTAGACAATATTGCTTGAGAATATCCCTTTTAAGTGGGCCTTAGTGTTGAACTAAATTTTTCTGCTTCCAGTAGCTACCAAAACATTGGGATAATCATATACTTCCCCAGTTCAGGTGTATATGTCATAATTTCAGAAAATCTTTTTGGGCAAATTTTGACAATGGCGTATGTTCTGCAGGAAAGAATGATTAATTCTACCTAACCTTGGTTCTCGTTCTAAAAAAGTTCCTGACAATGCATTGAAAAAAGTAGTAAGAacgaaaacattttttacctaTAGTGTTTGGACTAACGTTTGCTGTAACAGAGAGCATGTGGAGAAGAATGATATTTTTAAGTTGCCAATTAtagtttttacaatgactgcaaaattgtTGCAcactcattggctaatttttattgtcaataagacAGACACAtacatttataatttatgcatttcgaagagtttaatttatgcaaaattttgtgaaacgtcaatctgtcactttttaaccaatagaAAGTCTCAGTTTTTTCCATTAGCCAATAAGAGAGGGAAACAAGTTATAAATTTGTTCATGtcagattgaataaaattgaagtttctcgcatttttgtcttgtGTTCTTCtggtgttttgacttaattttcacccctctgcctttttgtcaCTGTAAAAAACGAAtagatgtcagtttttcatgggTCTGTCCTGTTATTAACAATGAATTTTCTCATACGTACCATTGTCAAAGTAGGCTGTGGATCCACtaggctatcgcctcgtggatccacagctacttttacaatgttatgacgaaatgcatgatcaatagaccaattcggctaactcaatgttgtacccaattcaaatctttcggggttaagattctttgtgtgttgaatttgcacgacaatgaagcattcacatttaaatgatatgaaaatacttggaacaaaacgttttattcccaaaagatttgaattgggtacaacattgagttagctgaaTTGGTctataacaggacagacgcacaaAAAACTGACATTAATTTGTTGACAATTAATTTGTCATGATCGTCATGATAACAATGATGACTGTCCGTCATGATTGGttaagacttgtttccatatctcaaagtgcccttggacgtgaggggcctggaacaacaaaactgaaacaacccaaactgtacaaaaatgctaaccttaggcctaaacattatctaaagcatattgtttaggcttaaggttagcatttttgtaaagatttgggttgtttcagctattgtacccttcacCACCTACAGCCAACCAAGGCCGCTCATGTCCAAGGGCACACaagagcgcttaccatttgaatggaattttcggtAATTCCGCGGAGAATTCAAATGGGACAGTTCATCCCGGTGGAATGTTTTCGAAAAAAAGATAATTCCTTTCGAAGTATTCCCTTTTTCTCGATTTGACTGGAATTCCcggaaatttctgtaccatttgaaAAATTACAAGTGCCAGAGAAAATAGACTGTATCATTTGTTTGTCAACCGGAACAACCCATTTTTCTGGCAAGTGAGATATACAGCAcattcccattttctttttctaagtacaGAACGTGCAGTACCATCTGTTAAAACATTCTCAGCGGAAATTAGTTACCCAAATTAATGGTAAGCGCTCCAAGTCTTTACCGTCACGATATTGCACGGTGAGAGTCACGTGACGTCTCTTTTCATCAGTGAATGGGTAAACTCTGGCACAGTCCTCAGCTCAATCCCATCATACTCT
The sequence above is a segment of the Montipora foliosa isolate CH-2021 chromosome 2, ASM3666993v2, whole genome shotgun sequence genome. Coding sequences within it:
- the LOC137993260 gene encoding autophagy protein 5-like is translated as MAEDREVLRVIWDGRLPVCFNLSSDEVVTVEQPDPYYLLVPRLSYLTLVTDKVQRHFQRAINNETADEMWFEYDGQPLKWHYPIGVLFDLHGSSASLPWNLTVHFQKFPEGKIMRCPGKEAIEALFMSSVKEADNLKHRSQVINSMQVKDHKQLWLGLSNDKFEQFWAVNRRLMERTGDDPIFKFIPFRIFQSDYPNQFIQELYRPVTENGEQRTLSDLLHEFVPEVFPGTSGVIDNEWRVVIQGVEPPLETPVHWLSEHFSHPDNFLYVVIVRVV
- the LOC137993258 gene encoding ribosomal RNA small subunit methyltransferase A-like, translating into MAVSTRICSVLSKDLFLFKRLGYSTSTQLVTKYDLELLRHSKKNYKYILDDELAFKVAHSLGSLHGVTLIETNPGPGVLSKALFEAGATHIIGLEPERRFHPALWHLKEQITPPKRFELLHGDFSKLDPHSGSVVNGAQCTPPAISSEDVLANVLSQPWESDGLAARFLGIETASNPSVLPRVLLSHLSQMVSQRGIFEKGRCELAFFYAEERAEKITAQFGSKHFSRLTLMVSLFCDVQVLLRVPCRRFYPVHSREKDKFLTLVSIIPKKIPLVSVSSHDLHYLNYFIRLLLVKPQRRVVDAIESISPGGHAILNQLNWSHDVSIRDLCSQDIGKLASAFFQWEGRSLHFYYDAGCNEQEHLKFM